The following proteins are encoded in a genomic region of Bacteroidota bacterium:
- a CDS encoding gliding motility-associated C-terminal domain-containing protein, with protein MKIKIQYLKILIAIFSIANSFNARSQTFYKQIGNPQLNEGGQVIIPTNDGNYLVGGYKEDSALIIKISPQGSIIWSTTFMPSAGSNVYYLSYTADGNIIGCGIATNSSAKKTGFYFKLDLNGNLQWLKVLNDTRNIFCQRIESKVSSEYLLFCNISTLVGPTLTDPILLRINSTNGNIIATTPRYNFYSPISYIDEIYSTTKGYGNFYYATGRSYFQGSASQGMRPTFTKFNNLGNIQFSKYLLYSITANARIYGIDIVYSNDSLLIGYFGDKITGTSTNYSVGIIKTDTAANVIWSKDYNITSSTNEYSYKVLVTNYGYAIVGYMPGAVNKNFYIIAVNKVGNLLWAKSYGTSAVEDILYTNTPIACSEGSTIYFTGRTTTSNGKMDLVIVKVDSLGNTNCNTGVTLSINVTTNPTNSNSCTLSTAIDNLVFTSVNNSNQNTVIDPCSTTLLNLGNDTTVCDSIILNATLPGTNQYFWSNGSTQSTIKIFSPGTYWVNVFSNCCMYTDTIHILNSLSLPVATISGNTSICKGDSTNLLVSGGSSYLWNNGATDSLLTVKPIVTTMYTVVAKNGSCSSVPDTVIVTVLQPPLFNLIGDSISCNSSSVQLIAICPTAQTTHWSPGILSTNDTITVSSNIPGYFSAYVFDGTCNSQPDSIWVDTLSSPTLSASFIPLSCINDTVQFSSVTNSTSLVWNFGHTASGASNTSNLSNPSHIYTSAGNFTINLVAQNYCGSTSFNSPITIQSGPPVSLTNDTTICKGNSISLIASGGTNYQWSGAVNSTASSVLVSPLVNSTYLVKTSNGSCFGPLDSVTVSVAVQPLISLVGDSISCNSGPVQLIANCPSAQAIHWSSGISSTNDTIAVSTGFPAFISAYAFDGICNSKLDSIWVDTLSSPTLNASFITLSCMNDTVHFSSITNATSLTWNFGHTASGASNTSNLSNPSHIYTSAGNFTINLVAQNYCGSTSYASPITVQVGPQVQVPNDTTICKGQSVNLIAAGGTNYVWDGAISSNASSVLVAPLVTSTYIVKASNGTCFGIPDTIVVNPIDKPIVLVSGIDTVCNSELITLTATGASTYFWNGASGTSVDTIQVAPNVNSIYSVVGAIGACLSDTSFFKVTVSNISHADYSYSLDTCSGEILFLNKSSLANSYKWIFGDSYESSLMHPVHTYSESGTFQTMLITNPGKSCSDTLVDEIKYEQNPEGYLFIPNAFTPDGDGLNDVFTVNSFHNCNLLKLEIYDRWGVLIFQTQGYQVSWNGRSNGFQVPVGVYVYVVNFNDTEKIGSITLFR; from the coding sequence ATGAAAATAAAAATTCAATATCTAAAGATTTTAATTGCAATATTTAGTATAGCAAATAGCTTCAATGCTAGGTCTCAAACTTTTTACAAGCAAATTGGAAACCCTCAATTAAATGAAGGAGGACAAGTAATTATTCCTACGAATGATGGAAATTATTTGGTAGGAGGGTATAAGGAAGATAGTGCTTTAATAATAAAAATAAGCCCTCAAGGTTCAATTATTTGGTCAACTACCTTTATGCCATCAGCAGGCTCGAATGTATACTATTTATCCTATACTGCAGATGGTAACATTATTGGCTGCGGTATTGCTACTAATTCATCTGCAAAGAAGACAGGTTTTTATTTTAAATTGGATTTGAATGGCAATTTGCAATGGTTAAAAGTCTTAAATGATACAAGAAATATTTTTTGTCAGAGAATTGAATCAAAGGTAAGTAGTGAATACCTTCTTTTTTGCAATATATCCACATTAGTAGGACCTACTTTAACGGATCCTATTTTGTTAAGAATAAATTCCACAAATGGAAATATTATTGCGACTACTCCACGATATAATTTTTATTCTCCTATAAGTTATATTGATGAAATTTATTCCACAACAAAAGGATATGGAAACTTTTATTATGCAACAGGAAGAAGTTATTTTCAAGGTAGTGCATCACAAGGCATGCGACCAACGTTCACTAAATTTAATAATCTTGGTAATATTCAGTTTTCTAAATATTTACTTTATTCAATTACTGCAAATGCACGTATATATGGAATTGATATAGTTTATTCGAATGACTCTTTATTGATTGGATATTTTGGTGATAAAATAACTGGTACAAGCACTAATTACTCAGTAGGAATTATAAAAACAGATACGGCGGCAAATGTTATTTGGTCAAAAGATTACAATATAACTTCTTCAACAAATGAATACAGCTATAAAGTTTTAGTAACCAATTATGGATATGCAATAGTTGGTTATATGCCAGGTGCTGTTAATAAAAACTTTTATATAATCGCAGTGAATAAAGTAGGGAATTTATTATGGGCAAAATCATATGGAACCTCTGCTGTTGAAGATATTTTGTATACAAATACTCCAATTGCTTGTAGTGAGGGGAGTACAATTTATTTCACAGGACGGACTACAACCAGTAATGGTAAAATGGATTTAGTAATTGTAAAAGTCGATAGTTTGGGAAATACAAACTGCAACACTGGTGTAACTCTTTCAATAAATGTAACAACAAATCCAACTAATTCCAATTCATGTACATTATCAACCGCTATTGATAATCTTGTATTTACTTCTGTTAATAATTCAAACCAAAATACTGTTATTGACCCATGTTCAACAACTTTGTTAAATTTAGGAAACGACACAACAGTATGTGATTCAATAATATTAAATGCAACATTACCTGGTACAAATCAATACTTCTGGTCTAATGGTTCAACACAATCAACAATCAAAATATTTAGTCCTGGTACCTATTGGGTAAATGTGTTTTCTAATTGTTGTATGTACACCGATACAATTCATATTTTAAATTCATTAAGCTTACCAGTTGCCACAATTTCAGGCAATACTTCTATTTGTAAAGGCGATAGTACTAATTTGCTTGTAAGTGGAGGAAGCTCTTATTTATGGAACAATGGAGCAACTGATTCATTATTAACAGTTAAACCAATTGTGACAACAATGTATACTGTAGTTGCTAAAAATGGATCTTGCTCAAGTGTTCCCGATACTGTAATAGTAACTGTTCTGCAACCGCCTCTTTTTAATTTAATTGGCGATTCAATTTCTTGTAATTCAAGTTCCGTTCAACTAATTGCTATTTGTCCTACTGCCCAAACTACTCATTGGTCGCCAGGAATTTTATCAACTAACGACACAATTACTGTTTCTTCGAATATCCCTGGTTATTTTTCCGCTTATGTTTTCGATGGCACGTGTAATAGTCAACCTGATTCTATTTGGGTGGATACACTTTCTTCTCCTACACTAAGTGCGAGTTTTATACCTCTAAGTTGCATTAATGATACTGTTCAATTTTCGTCAGTAACTAATTCAACAAGTTTAGTTTGGAACTTTGGCCATACAGCATCTGGGGCATCCAACACGTCTAACCTTTCAAATCCAAGCCACATTTATACCAGTGCAGGTAATTTTACTATTAATTTAGTTGCTCAAAATTATTGTGGAAGTACAAGTTTTAACTCACCAATTACAATTCAAAGTGGCCCACCAGTAAGTTTAACAAACGACACAACAATTTGCAAAGGGAACAGTATAAGTTTAATTGCAAGTGGCGGAACAAATTATCAATGGAGCGGTGCAGTTAACTCAACTGCTTCTTCTGTTTTAGTGAGCCCATTGGTAAACAGCACCTATTTGGTGAAGACTTCAAATGGTTCTTGTTTTGGACCATTAGATTCTGTAACCGTGTCTGTTGCCGTTCAACCGCTAATTTCCTTAGTAGGTGATTCAATTTCTTGTAATTCAGGACCTGTTCAATTAATAGCTAATTGCCCATCAGCACAAGCAATTCATTGGTCATCCGGTATAAGTTCTACCAACGATACAATTGCTGTTTCAACAGGTTTTCCGGCATTTATTTCTGCTTATGCATTCGATGGAATTTGTAATAGCAAGCTTGATTCAATATGGGTAGACACACTGTCTTCTCCAACACTTAATGCAAGTTTTATAACTCTAAGTTGCATGAATGATACTGTCCATTTTTCGTCAATAACTAATGCGACAAGTTTAACATGGAACTTTGGCCATACAGCATCTGGAGCATCCAATACGTCTAACCTTTCAAATCCAAGCCACATTTATACCAGTGCAGGTAATTTTACTATTAATTTAGTTGCTCAAAATTATTGTGGAAGTACAAGTTATGCTTCACCTATAACAGTCCAAGTTGGTCCTCAAGTGCAAGTGCCAAATGATACAACAATATGTAAAGGACAAAGTGTAAATTTAATTGCAGCGGGTGGAACGAATTATGTTTGGGATGGCGCAATAAGCTCTAATGCTTCTTCAGTTTTAGTGGCTCCTTTGGTAACCAGTACTTATATTGTAAAAGCTTCTAACGGAACATGTTTCGGTATTCCCGACACTATTGTAGTAAATCCTATTGATAAACCAATTGTTTTAGTTAGCGGTATTGATACTGTGTGTAATTCTGAATTAATTACCTTAACAGCTACAGGTGCTAGTACCTACTTTTGGAATGGCGCTTCTGGAACCAGTGTAGATACAATTCAAGTAGCGCCTAATGTTAATTCTATTTATTCAGTTGTAGGTGCCATTGGTGCTTGCTTAAGCGATACTAGCTTTTTTAAGGTTACAGTTTCTAATATAAGTCATGCCGATTATAGCTATTCGTTAGATACCTGTTCTGGAGAAATTTTATTTCTTAATAAATCCAGTTTAGCAAATTCTTATAAATGGATTTTTGGCGACAGTTATGAAAGTAGTTTAATGCATCCGGTTCATACTTATTCTGAGTCTGGAACCTTCCAAACAATGCTAATAACCAACCCCGGAAAGAGTTGTTCCGACACA
- a CDS encoding acetyltransferase: protein MKKLILFGASNFGDEIVQLFRDINKVSHTPQWDIIGFLDDNLEVIGKVRNGVPVLGTKEWITKNDISEIYFVCVIGNPKIKAKVVHYLKTNGAKFASGIHPSVIISETSIVGEGTVITAGNILTTNIKVGNHIIINLACTVGHYSIIGDYSTINPGINISGDVVLGEGVLLGTNSTILEKMKVGDYSIIGAGAVVTKEIPPNVTAVGIPAKIIKQN, encoded by the coding sequence ATGAAGAAATTAATTTTGTTTGGAGCTAGCAATTTTGGAGATGAAATTGTGCAACTATTCAGAGATATCAATAAGGTTAGCCATACCCCCCAATGGGACATTATTGGTTTTTTAGATGATAATCTTGAAGTAATTGGTAAAGTAAGGAATGGAGTACCGGTTTTAGGTACAAAAGAATGGATTACGAAAAATGATATTAGCGAAATATATTTTGTTTGTGTTATTGGTAATCCTAAAATAAAAGCTAAAGTGGTTCACTATTTAAAAACGAATGGTGCCAAATTCGCAAGCGGCATTCATCCTTCAGTAATTATATCTGAAACTTCAATTGTTGGTGAAGGTACGGTTATCACAGCCGGAAATATTCTCACTACAAATATAAAGGTAGGCAATCACATTATTATTAATTTGGCTTGTACAGTTGGGCATTATAGCATTATTGGAGATTATTCAACAATTAATCCAGGTATAAATATTTCAGGTGATGTGGTATTAGGAGAGGGTGTTTTACTAGGAACAAATTCTACCATACTTGAGAAGATGAAAGTTGGCGATTATTCGATCATAGGTGCGGGAGCAGTGGTTACTAAAGAAATTCCTCCCAATGTAACTGCAGTGGGTATTCCTGCAAAAATAATTAAGCAAAATTAG